The Candidatus Hydrogenedentota bacterium genomic sequence GTGGCGCTGCTTCTGGCACTGTTGTTCGTCGTGCTCCTCACGGTGCTGGTGGTGGAACACGCATACGAAATGCGGGTCGAGGCGAGTTTCGTGGAGAACAACGTCACCCTGTTCCAGGCGGAACTTGCGGCGCGTTCGGCCGTGGCGTATGGATACTCGCTTCTGGCCGCCGACCTGGAAGAAACCGCCGCAAGCGGGCAGGAGTTCGCATTCGACAGCCGTGTGGACCTGTGGGCCGAGGGACTTCCCTGCCAGCAGATTAATGATGCCCTCATGCAATGCCGCATCCAGGATGAATACGGCAAACTCAACATCAATGCGCTGGTAAAACTCACGAATGGCGAAGAAAACGAATACATGGTGGACGCCTTCCGCAGTCTCATCGAGCGGCGCGGCGGTGAACCCGATGTGGTTGACGCCATATTGGATTGGATTGACACGGACGATGAGATGCGCCCCGCCGGCGCGGAGGCCGACTACTATGCCGCGCTCGACCCGCCCTACGGCTGCAAGAACGGGCCGATGGGTTCCGTAGAGGAACTGCTGCTTGTCGTCGGGATGACGTCGGAACTTTTTTTTGGAGACCCCGAGAACCCCGAGGAGTTTCCTCCGTTGACGGAACTCCTCACGGTGCATGGCGACCCGTTGGGGCGGGTCAACGTGAATACGGCGAAGTACCCCGTGCTCGAAGCCATGGCCGACGCCATTGGGCAGTCTGGTTTGGCCGAGACGATCCTGGATTGGCAGGAGAACGGGGACCCGGTAACAAGCCGTGCCGACGCGGAGGCCCGGGGGCTGCTGGACCCCATAGAGCAGAGGGGCAACGTTCGGGCCCAAACCAGCGTTCGGGCTCAGACGGAGGTGGTGGAGCGCAGACCGGAAGTCTGGACCTGGTCGAGCGACGTGTTCCAAGTCGAGGGCATGGGGCTGTACGAGAGCGCGATGGTGCGCATACAGGCTTTCGTGTGGCGGGACTCGGGGCAGGAGGCGGCCGAAATGTTTCGCACGCTGGATTGGAGAGTAACTCAATGAAATTGCCGTCCAAGATCGGTGCCGTTGAATTTGACGAGGACGAAATCCGGCTCGCGGTGGTGAGCACGGGCAGGCGTGTGCCTGCCATCATCGAGGCCCGTGCATGCCTGGCGGTGTATCCGAGCGCCAGTCAGCGGTTCGAGGCGCTGGTGGCCGCTGTCGCGCATGCCCGTTCGCAGATGAAAACCAAGCCCGCCGCGTGGGTGTTGTGCGCGAGGAGCGATAACGCGATTGCACGGAAACTGACCCTGCCTTTCAAGGGAAGAAGCAAGGTGGCGTCGGCGGTGCCCTTTGAATTGGAGCCGTATCTGGCGTTTCCTATTGAAGAGTTGGCGGTGGACTACAGCATTGTCCGGGAAGCCAACGGCAACACCGAGGTACTGGCCGTCGGGGTGCGGCGGACCTTGCTGGAGGAGCAGATCGACGTTCTCAATGCCGCCGGCATCGCTATCGAGGGGATCGGACTGGATGCGACGGGATTGAGTTCGCTCCTGCACGCGCGCCAGAACCGGGGGAACGGTCTCTCGGCCGCGCTCCACGTGCGCGGCGCCGGCTCTTCTCTCGTGGTCACGCTCGGGACGTCGCTGGTGTTTCTCCGGCATCTGCCGCTGACCGCGGCCCAGTTT encodes the following:
- the gspK gene encoding type II secretion system minor pseudopilin GspK — translated: MNGHAFPYPKPTRAPDEGVALLLALLFVVLLTVLVVEHAYEMRVEASFVENNVTLFQAELAARSAVAYGYSLLAADLEETAASGQEFAFDSRVDLWAEGLPCQQINDALMQCRIQDEYGKLNINALVKLTNGEENEYMVDAFRSLIERRGGEPDVVDAILDWIDTDDEMRPAGAEADYYAALDPPYGCKNGPMGSVEELLLVVGMTSELFFGDPENPEEFPPLTELLTVHGDPLGRVNVNTAKYPVLEAMADAIGQSGLAETILDWQENGDPVTSRADAEARGLLDPIEQRGNVRAQTSVRAQTEVVERRPEVWTWSSDVFQVEGMGLYESAMVRIQAFVWRDSGQEAAEMFRTLDWRVTQ